In Eriocheir sinensis breed Jianghai 21 chromosome 64, ASM2467909v1, whole genome shotgun sequence, one DNA window encodes the following:
- the LOC126987356 gene encoding zinc finger protein OZF-like, which yields MRASLLTKAKSVRKDMQGRMTSTNTPTHSGVRPHESRECGKRFSNRSNPKHHTLTHTGARNHECEVCGKCFSQKGHLNTHTLTHTSARNYECEVCGKCFSQKGTLNTHTLTHTGARNHECEACGKCFSRKGTLKLHTLTHTGERNHECEVCGKCFSQKGNLKLHTLTHTGERNHECEICGKCFTEKGTLKKHTLTHSGEKNHECEVCGKCFSRKDTLKLHTLTHTGERNHECEVCGKCFNHKSNLKVHTLTHTGERNHECEVCGKCFSQKGTLKLHLVTHTDARSHECEVCGKRFKLKSILDMHVFRHSGHKGFKCDVCGKRFMTKGDIVRHMKVHFS from the coding sequence atgagagcaagtttactgaccaaagccaagagtgtgagaaaagacatgcagggaaggatgacctcaacaaatacacccacacactctggtgtaagacctcatgaaagtcgggagtgtggcaaaaggtttagtaataggagtaaccccaaacatcacacccttacacacactggtgcaagaaaccatgagtgtgaagtttgtgggaaatgtttcagtcagaagggtcacctcaacacacacacccttacacacaccagtgcaagaaattatgagtgtgaagtttgtgggaaatgtttcagtcagaagggtaccctcaacacacacacccttacacacactggtgcaagaaatcatgagtgtgaagcttgtgggaaatgtttcagtcggaagggtaccctcaaattacacactcttacacacactggtgaaagaaatcatgagtgtgaagtatgtgggaaatgtttcagtcagaagggtaaccttaaattacacactcttacacacactggtgaaagaaatcatgagtgtgaaatctgtggaaaatgtttcactgagaagggtaccctcaagaaacacactcttacacacagtggtgaaaaaaatcatgagtgtgaagtttgtggaaaatgtttcagtcggaaggataccctcaaattacacactcttacacacactggtgaaagaaatcatgagtgtgaagtttgtgggaaatgtttcaatcacaAGAGTAACCTTAaagtacacactcttacacacactggtgaaagaaatcatgagtgtgaagtttgtgggaaatgtttcagtcagaagggtaccctcaaattacaccttgttacacacactgatgcaagaagtcatgagtgtgaagtttgtgggaaaagattcaaactgaagagCATATTGGACAtgcacgtcttcagacactctggtcataaagggttcaagtgcgatgtttgtgggaaacgtttcatgactaagggtgatattgtcaggcacatgaaggtccacttctcctga